The sequence GACCACGACTCGTTGGCCAGCAACGTCAACAGCACTATCCTTGCGACGAACCATCCGGACGGCAAATCGCCGCGTCCGGTCTCGATCCCGCCCGCGTCGCACAACCACTGGCGCGGTATCGAAGCCCGGCTCACCGGGTTCGGCGAGGTCAGGGCCGCGCGCATCGACAGCGGACAGAACCCGGCCCACCCACTCGCGAACGCCCCCGATCGCTACCGACACGTCAACCAGGAACCCGAGCGCTGCGTCCTGCCGGAGACGCCGGAACCGGCCGCCGCTGAGTTCCCGCCGCCGTCTCGAGCCGATCGTAACGGCGGGAGCGGGCGCGCCTCGGACTGACGCCGTCCTCCGCGTCCGCGACGGCGGCGCGGAACCGCCACCGTTATCTCGTCGTTCCGGCGACCACATTCTATGAGTCTTCGCGTCGCGGTCGCCGCCCCGTTCATCCAGAACGGCACCCGGCGCCTCCAGGAAAACGAGTTCGTGGTCGCGCTCTCGCTCGACCGCGACTGGTTCTCGCCCGACCAGTCGAAACGCCTGATCGACGTCGCCACCCAGGACGGCCTCCTCGAGCGCACCGACGACGCCCTCGAGGCCACGTTCGATCCCGGCGAGGTGACCGTCCCCGACGAGTTCGTCCCTGACGAGGAACTCCTACAGGAGCGCTCGGCGTTCGAACGCGTCCTCGACGCGCTCGTCGCCGAGGGGATGGAGAAACACGAGGCGGTCGGCGCCATCAACCAACTGCAGGACGACCTCGGCCTGACCATCGAGGCCGCCGCGGTCGTCTACGCCCGGCGGGAGGGCGTCGACGTGAGCGAACTGGTTCCCGTCGCGCGGGAGGCCCTCGCCGACGCGGAAGCCGAAGGGCGTTAGTTCCAGGCCGCCCGACCGGGTGTATGGTTGAGGAGCGGATCACCGACGGTCGCCGAATCGCCGAACTGCTCGCCTCCGAACTCGACGGCCGTGAGGACGACGAACTCGCGTCGATCGAGGTCGCGAACGCCGACCGCGACGTCGAGCCGACGACCGACGGTGCGCGCGCCTACGACGTGGCGCTCGCGCCCCCTCGCTCGGACGACGACGAACGGATCGCGCGCGTCTTCGTCCACGAGGATAGGGCCCGACTCGAGTTCGAGACGGGACAGGACGTCGCGGCCGAGGCTGCCGAGGACCTCGAGTTACGCGTCCGTCCGAAAGCGACGAAACCGCCGCGAACGCTCGTGTTCGTCGAGAGCGGCGCCGCGGTCAAACGGGCGACGGACGTCGTGAAAGCGGTGGTTCGGGCGGAAAAAACGGAATCGTTCTAGCGCGGACCGCCCGCGGTTCGGGCGGCGGATCCTCGCCGGCTCGGTTCAGTAGTCGTCGGGGGTGATTCGGTCCTGATCAGCGTAGACGAACGCCGTTCCTTCGTCAAACGCGAGATCCGTCACCGATCCCGAGTAGCGGAACCGGTGGTAGCCGGCGTCGATCGAGCCGACGGCCGTCTGTCCGTCCCGAATCGAGGCCGCCTCGCTCGAGTCGTCGCCGGCGATCGCCGCGATCCGTCCGTCGACGCTCACCTCGTAGCTCGCAGGCGAGCCGTTGCTGACGACCGTGAGGACGTGGTCGAGTTCCTCGCCGTACTCGTTGGGATCGACCCGCTCGTCGTCGAGGTAGACGCGGGCCGAGCCGTTGATCGTGAGCGACTCGAGGTCGCCGCTGAACTCGAAGGCGTCGCGCCAGCCCCGCAGCGAACCGCCCACGCGTCCGTCGACGATCGACGTGTCGTCGTTGATCGACGCGCCCTGGTAGTTCGTCGGTTCGGCGTCGCCGCTGACGCGGAAGTCGTAGCTGGTCTTGCCGATGATACCAACGCCGTCGATCAACAGCGTGTGCTCGGGGTCGTCAGCGGCGTGCCACGGCATGTCGCCCTTCCAGCCGTCGCCGGTCGCACCCGACTGCGGGTAGCGATCGAGGTTCGACTGTCGGTCGTCGACGAACGGCTCGGCCGGGCCGTCGACGGTGACGTCGACGAGCAGCGAGTCGAACTCCCAGGCGTGGCGGTCGTCGGCGACGCGGCCCGCGGCGCGCGTGCCGTCGTCGCTGACCCACATGCGGGACTCCTCGATCGTCCCACCGTTGTACGTGGAGGGCTCGATCGGTCCTTCTTCGACCTCGAAGTAGTAGTCGGTCGGCTCGCTCTCGCCCTCGGCGACGAACTCGTAGGTGTGTTCGAACGACTTGTGCCACGGCATGTCACCCTTCCAG comes from Haloterrigena salifodinae and encodes:
- a CDS encoding ribonuclease H, whose translation is MAAHGRSNLRDLFDESPTPHIAHPPRTHHRDFYVATDGSFRESGGGLGAVIETRDGTRVARVATADAPPDNNVAEYRALHLGLDVLAARAPRDACVGVLVDHDSLASNVNSTILATNHPDGKSPRPVSIPPASHNHWRGIEARLTGFGEVRAARIDSGQNPAHPLANAPDRYRHVNQEPERCVLPETPEPAAAEFPPPSRADRNGGSGRASD
- a CDS encoding DUF2240 family protein, which produces MSLRVAVAAPFIQNGTRRLQENEFVVALSLDRDWFSPDQSKRLIDVATQDGLLERTDDALEATFDPGEVTVPDEFVPDEELLQERSAFERVLDALVAEGMEKHEAVGAINQLQDDLGLTIEAAAVVYARREGVDVSELVPVAREALADAEAEGR